A stretch of Rhizobium sp. TH2 DNA encodes these proteins:
- a CDS encoding ATP-binding protein, with translation MTDTELPPIVIEEPKPKAPLFEVGRFFRRNLPRGLFARSLLIIVLPMLILQTVLVFVFMERHWQMVTNRLSAAVTRDIAAIIDMLDTTPGNEARIIHIAEERMGLTIKLVPGGKLPPRKPIPLFSILDKTLSRQINNQINRPFWLNTSFAEKEVEIRVVIDNNRILSVVTRRDRTSASNTHIFLIWMFGTSLVLIVISVLFLRGQIRPILALASAAESFGKGQKIAENYYPRGAVEVRRAGIAFLQMRERIERQIEQRTAMLSSVSHDLRTILTRFRLQLAIAEDVKDLESLNRDVDDMNAMLDGYLDFARGQSEEAEGDLDLESLLSQLEQTAGLHGKTLTSSIEGPSQVRVRPNAFTRLVTNLAANAWRHAATVRIGARNSARFLTIIIDDDGPGIPEAMREEVFKPFFRLDEARNLDASGTGLGLAIARDIARGHGGNVTLSESPMGGLRATVRVPV, from the coding sequence ATGACCGACACGGAACTGCCGCCGATCGTAATCGAAGAGCCGAAGCCGAAAGCTCCGCTCTTCGAGGTCGGACGGTTTTTCCGCCGCAACCTGCCACGCGGCCTGTTCGCGCGTTCGCTGCTGATCATCGTACTGCCGATGCTGATCCTGCAGACCGTGCTGGTCTTCGTCTTCATGGAACGTCATTGGCAGATGGTGACCAACCGCCTCTCCGCCGCCGTGACGCGCGACATCGCAGCCATCATCGACATGCTCGACACGACGCCCGGCAACGAAGCGCGGATCATCCATATTGCCGAGGAGCGCATGGGCTTGACGATCAAGCTCGTGCCGGGCGGCAAGCTTCCGCCGCGCAAACCCATCCCGCTGTTCTCGATCCTTGATAAAACGCTGTCACGGCAGATCAACAACCAGATAAATCGTCCTTTCTGGCTGAACACCAGTTTCGCCGAGAAAGAGGTCGAAATCCGGGTTGTCATCGACAATAATCGCATATTGAGCGTGGTGACGCGCCGCGATCGCACATCCGCCTCCAATACTCATATCTTCCTGATATGGATGTTCGGCACCTCGCTGGTGCTGATCGTCATCTCCGTCCTCTTCCTGCGCGGACAGATCCGGCCGATCCTGGCGCTCGCCAGCGCGGCGGAAAGCTTCGGCAAGGGACAGAAGATCGCCGAGAACTATTATCCACGCGGCGCGGTCGAGGTCCGGCGCGCCGGCATCGCCTTCCTGCAGATGCGTGAGCGCATCGAGCGCCAGATCGAACAGCGCACAGCGATGCTATCGAGCGTCAGTCACGATTTGCGGACGATCCTCACCCGATTCCGGCTGCAACTGGCCATCGCCGAGGACGTAAAGGATCTCGAAAGCCTCAACCGGGACGTCGACGACATGAACGCGATGCTCGACGGCTATCTCGATTTCGCACGCGGCCAGTCCGAGGAGGCAGAGGGCGATCTCGATCTTGAAAGCTTGCTAAGCCAGCTCGAACAGACCGCAGGGCTGCACGGCAAGACGCTCACCTCGTCGATCGAAGGCCCATCCCAAGTCCGGGTCCGGCCGAATGCATTCACGCGGCTCGTGACCAATCTGGCCGCCAACGCCTGGCGGCATGCGGCCACTGTCAGGATCGGGGCTAGGAATTCCGCCCGCTTCCTGACGATCATAATCGACGACGACGGCCCCGGAATTCCCGAAGCCATGCGCGAGGAGGTCTTCAAACCCTTCTTCCGGCTCGACGAAGCGCGCAATCTCGACGCCTCCGGCACCGGCCTCGGCCTCGCCATCGCCCGCGACATCGCCCGCGGCCACGGCGGCAATGTCACGCTGTCGGAAAGCCCGATGGGTGGATTGCGGGCGACAGTGAGGGTACCGGTGTGA
- a CDS encoding type II toxin-antitoxin system RelE/ParE family toxin, with translation MIQSYRDKRTETFANGAFVREFQGFAKQAYKRLDILDAATRLDELRQLPSNQLEALRGNRSGQFSIRINEQYRICFVWRNDMPGPEEVEIVDYH, from the coding sequence ATGATCCAAAGCTATCGGGACAAACGCACGGAGACATTTGCGAACGGTGCGTTCGTCCGGGAGTTCCAAGGGTTTGCCAAGCAGGCATACAAGCGTCTCGACATTCTTGACGCCGCGACGCGGCTTGATGAACTGAGGCAATTGCCGAGCAACCAGCTGGAAGCGCTAAGGGGCAACAGAAGCGGCCAATTTAGCATCAGGATCAATGAACAATACCGTATATGCTTTGTCTGGCGAAATGACATGCCAGGTCCGGAAGAAGTTGAGATCGTCGATTACCACTAG
- a CDS encoding HigA family addiction module antitoxin, whose product MNQRPAIHPGEILSDELSEIGVAAAELARQIDVPPNRISQIINGKRSITGDTALRLGHWFGTTAQFWLNLQTNYELRLAAERSGDAIARLPRRVA is encoded by the coding sequence ATGAACCAGCGCCCCGCTATCCACCCTGGTGAAATACTGAGCGACGAGTTGTCGGAAATTGGCGTCGCTGCCGCCGAACTCGCGCGCCAGATCGACGTGCCTCCGAACCGCATCAGTCAGATCATCAACGGCAAGAGAAGTATCACGGGAGACACCGCCCTACGGCTGGGACATTGGTTCGGCACGACGGCGCAGTTCTGGCTCAACCTGCAAACCAATTATGAACTGCGGCTTGCGGCGGAACGCTCCGGCGATGCAATCGCCCGGCTGCCCAGGAGGGTCGCCTGA
- a CDS encoding protein-tyrosine phosphatase family protein produces the protein MPLNGIHERFRVSCLPKAALVAEEWGATHVVSLIDPALAVEHVPVIRNAEHIVARLRDQETLEFTDHFPEIVESLFETVRPAVESPHSRILVHCHAGVSRSTAFCYAMIAHRAGRGMENEAFGAFLSIVNKPWPNRRIIEILDRKWQCDGALLRPLDAMRERYPNRIKAWDRYNIKRRFFELVPHEVYGR, from the coding sequence ATGCCGCTCAACGGGATCCATGAGCGCTTCCGCGTGTCATGCCTGCCGAAGGCTGCGCTGGTTGCCGAGGAATGGGGCGCTACCCATGTCGTGTCACTGATCGACCCGGCACTCGCCGTCGAGCACGTGCCCGTCATCAGGAATGCCGAACATATCGTCGCGCGGCTGCGCGATCAGGAAACGCTTGAGTTCACCGATCATTTTCCCGAGATCGTCGAGAGCCTGTTCGAGACCGTGCGGCCTGCTGTGGAGAGCCCGCATTCGCGCATTCTCGTCCATTGCCATGCGGGCGTGTCCCGCTCGACAGCCTTCTGCTACGCCATGATTGCGCATCGGGCAGGGCGCGGCATGGAAAACGAAGCCTTCGGCGCCTTCCTCTCCATCGTCAACAAGCCCTGGCCGAACCGCAGGATCATCGAGATCCTCGACCGGAAATGGCAGTGCGACGGCGCTTTGCTCAGACCGCTCGACGCGATGCGTGAGCGCTATCCAAACAGGATCAAGGCATGGGACCGCTACAACATCAAGCGGCGCTTTTTTGAACTCGTGCCGCATGAGGTTTACGGGCGGTAG